A part of Treponema sp. Marseille-Q3903 genomic DNA contains:
- a CDS encoding Xaa-Pro peptidase family protein has product MKKYTKEQIETIFKSRRNRLAAWLKKNNTGACVFIDNEEHRDPSVPYYTNHPNDAVLIIFKDGYTVLIPWDENIANMQGHFDKLVPYTRYKNNSIDATKAVLNLCQSHAENNKVELPEYLTYPQYLRFIDALSNYDCRCREDGAHNFTVECRMIKDEYEIECSKEAARVGDIIIDEIDVEIRDGRIKTETDVALLIERMLRENGCQRTGFDTLAAGPSRSFAIHAFPGYTDAAWPAQGLSILDFGVVYNGYTSDTTVTVAKGPLTSEQEKLVDLVQKAYDECLKLYTKENTVYEAAKKADAVFAAAKRKMPHGLGHATGLEIHEQPFISTRKVSEQKFKPGMIVTLEPGLYDKDLGGVRLENDVLITEDGNEVISHSRIIRIDF; this is encoded by the coding sequence ATGAAAAAATATACAAAAGAACAGATTGAAACAATTTTTAAATCGCGCCGAAACAGATTGGCAGCATGGCTTAAAAAAAACAACACCGGAGCTTGCGTATTTATAGATAACGAAGAACATCGCGATCCTAGCGTTCCGTATTACACAAACCATCCAAACGACGCCGTCCTCATAATTTTTAAAGACGGCTACACAGTTCTCATTCCGTGGGATGAAAACATTGCGAACATGCAAGGACATTTTGACAAACTCGTCCCATACACTCGCTACAAAAACAACTCGATTGATGCGACAAAAGCGGTTTTGAATTTATGCCAATCTCATGCGGAAAACAACAAAGTTGAACTTCCTGAATATTTAACATATCCGCAGTATTTAAGATTTATAGACGCTTTGAGCAATTATGATTGCCGATGTCGTGAAGACGGTGCTCACAATTTTACTGTTGAGTGCCGAATGATAAAAGATGAATATGAAATTGAATGTTCAAAAGAAGCAGCGCGTGTCGGCGACATAATCATAGACGAAATTGATGTTGAAATTCGCGACGGACGAATCAAAACAGAAACAGACGTTGCACTTTTAATAGAGAGAATGCTACGCGAAAACGGATGCCAAAGGACAGGATTTGATACGCTTGCAGCAGGGCCTTCAAGAAGTTTTGCAATTCACGCATTCCCGGGATACACTGATGCGGCATGGCCTGCGCAGGGACTTTCAATCCTTGATTTCGGCGTTGTCTACAATGGGTACACTAGCGATACAACTGTGACAGTTGCAAAAGGGCCCCTCACTTCTGAGCAGGAAAAATTAGTTGACCTCGTTCAAAAAGCATACGACGAATGCCTTAAACTTTACACAAAAGAAAACACAGTTTATGAAGCAGCAAAAAAAGCAGACGCAGTGTTTGCAGCGGCAAAACGCAAGATGCCTCACGGACTTGGACATGCGACAGGACTCGAAATTCATGAGCAGCCGTTTATAAGCACTCGCAAAGTTTCAGAACAGAAATTCAAACCGGGAATGATTGTGACTCTGGAACCGGGATTGTATGACAAAGATTTAGGCGGCGTTCGTCTTGAAAATGATGTGCTTATCACAGAAGACGGCAACGAAGTTATTTCGCATTCACGAATCATAAGAATAGATTTTTAA
- a CDS encoding peptide ABC transporter substrate-binding protein, producing MAFILMSCFLSAAETDDLQKNFTILETKRIHELNPHLTDYASDTQILNGLFEGLFTMNPVTLEPQLAIAKDFKISRDKKRWTITLRDDVFFSNGEKITAEEVKSSWIRMISNQSAPFASLFDIVRGVRDFRQGRGTVEDVGIYATGEDKLSIYLDTPANYLTRILCHTAFSVTNKSPEVYSGPFVLERFDENQYVLKKNQLYWDKENVALEQITFVQSDNSDENAYNYNMGNVDWVCGSATQSKILDQKSIQVNALFGTGFFYFRVTKNEANKSSSGRLWNYPEFRNAVLEAFPWDDIHKNYLIPANTFVYPLSGYPDVQGFEYSDQVEASMKMSEARKKYGVPQETIIPLVFQVFEGDLTGERLAAIKNALEPLGIEVKIREIPSYQYYSKVKDTDADILFSSWIGDFADPLSFLELFRGGSSMNNSGWHNEEYDLLLEKAAVVNVRERYDILAQAENILLDDGVVFPLYRTVTSNYVDLNEVGGWAVNAFDFHPLKYIFKKAEKIKIPNIVMK from the coding sequence ATGGCATTCATTTTGATGTCATGTTTTTTGTCTGCAGCTGAAACTGATGACTTGCAGAAAAATTTTACAATTCTTGAGACAAAACGAATTCATGAATTAAATCCACACCTGACAGATTACGCCAGCGATACTCAGATTTTGAACGGCCTTTTTGAAGGGCTGTTTACGATGAATCCTGTCACTCTTGAACCGCAGTTAGCGATTGCAAAAGATTTTAAAATCAGCCGCGACAAAAAAAGATGGACAATCACTTTGCGAGATGATGTTTTCTTTAGCAACGGTGAAAAAATTACAGCAGAAGAAGTAAAAAGTTCTTGGATAAGGATGATTTCAAATCAGTCTGCGCCGTTTGCATCTCTTTTTGATATCGTTCGCGGTGTAAGAGATTTTCGGCAGGGGCGCGGAACTGTTGAAGATGTAGGAATTTATGCAACAGGTGAAGATAAACTTTCTATCTATTTGGACACACCGGCAAATTACCTTACAAGAATTCTTTGCCACACTGCTTTTTCGGTTACAAACAAATCTCCCGAAGTTTATAGCGGCCCTTTTGTACTCGAAAGGTTTGATGAAAATCAATACGTGCTGAAAAAAAATCAGCTTTACTGGGATAAGGAAAACGTCGCCCTTGAGCAAATCACTTTTGTTCAGTCAGATAATTCTGATGAAAATGCCTACAACTACAACATGGGCAACGTTGACTGGGTTTGTGGAAGTGCGACTCAGTCAAAAATCCTTGACCAAAAGTCGATACAGGTAAATGCTCTTTTTGGTACAGGATTTTTTTACTTCAGAGTTACAAAAAATGAGGCAAATAAAAGCTCATCCGGACGTTTGTGGAATTATCCTGAATTCAGGAATGCGGTTTTAGAAGCGTTTCCTTGGGACGATATTCACAAAAATTATTTGATTCCAGCTAATACTTTTGTTTACCCTTTGAGCGGATATCCTGATGTCCAAGGATTTGAATATTCAGACCAAGTTGAAGCTTCTATGAAAATGAGCGAGGCTCGCAAAAAATATGGAGTTCCGCAGGAAACAATTATTCCGCTTGTTTTTCAGGTTTTTGAAGGCGATTTAACAGGAGAGCGCCTTGCAGCGATTAAAAACGCACTCGAGCCTCTCGGAATAGAAGTCAAGATTCGAGAAATTCCCTCTTATCAGTATTATTCAAAAGTAAAAGATACAGATGCCGATATTTTGTTTTCATCTTGGATTGGCGATTTTGCAGACCCTCTTTCATTTTTGGAATTGTTCCGCGGTGGTTCTTCAATGAACAATTCAGGCTGGCACAACGAAGAATACGATTTGCTTTTGGAAAAAGCTGCTGTTGTAAATGTCCGTGAAAGATATGATATTTTAGCACAAGCAGAAAATATTTTATTAGATGACGGCGTTGTTTTCCCGTTATACAGAACAGTAACTTCCAATTATGTAGATTTAAATGAAGTTGGCGGGTGGGCAGTAAATGCGTTTGATTTTCATCCACTCAAATATATTTTCAAAAAGGCTGAAAAAATAAAAATCCCGAACATCGTGATGAAATAA
- a CDS encoding radical SAM protein, translating to MIKPDFSKCNLCTRNCGTDRASGKLGFCREPAELRIAFAGLHFGEEPLVTVHGGSGTIFFTGCTLRCKFCQNYQISHDGLGRIVDSTEFTRICQKLQDAGAENINLVTGSHNIPKISEYLRDARNVGITIPFCWNSSAYESVEMLELLKGLVTIWLPDLKTLNSDLSEKLFAAPDYPEIAKNAITWMLKNNQIDIVTVNKNGQEKDKMLSGVIVRHLFLPGKFEETADVLCWLKKNADKHACISLMNQYTPIPAKKGKINEFEDRLVNRQEDRDIQDLIEAYDFDYLFYQELSEDTSWLPDFTRPQPFSNKLATPIWHC from the coding sequence ATGATTAAACCTGATTTTTCAAAATGCAATTTATGCACGCGCAATTGCGGCACAGACAGAGCTTCGGGAAAACTTGGATTCTGCCGTGAGCCGGCAGAACTCCGAATTGCATTTGCAGGACTTCATTTTGGAGAAGAACCTCTCGTGACAGTTCATGGTGGAAGCGGGACTATTTTCTTTACAGGCTGCACGTTGCGTTGTAAATTCTGCCAAAATTATCAGATTTCACACGACGGACTTGGAAGAATAGTCGATTCAACAGAATTCACAAGAATATGCCAAAAGTTGCAAGATGCCGGCGCCGAAAACATAAATCTTGTTACGGGAAGCCATAATATTCCAAAAATTTCAGAATATCTCAGAGATGCCCGCAATGTCGGAATTACAATTCCTTTTTGCTGGAACTCTTCTGCATACGAATCTGTGGAGATGCTTGAATTGTTGAAGGGGCTCGTCACAATCTGGCTCCCCGATTTAAAAACTCTCAACTCAGACCTTTCGGAAAAACTGTTTGCCGCCCCTGATTACCCTGAAATCGCAAAAAACGCAATCACGTGGATGCTGAAAAACAATCAGATAGACATTGTCACAGTAAATAAAAACGGTCAAGAAAAAGACAAAATGCTTTCGGGAGTAATTGTTCGGCATCTTTTTTTACCCGGAAAATTTGAAGAAACGGCAGATGTCCTTTGCTGGCTGAAAAAAAATGCTGACAAACATGCATGTATTTCGCTTATGAATCAGTACACCCCTATTCCTGCAAAAAAAGGCAAAATCAACGAATTTGAAGACAGGCTCGTCAACAGACAGGAAGACCGCGATATTCAGGACTTAATTGAAGCATACGATTTTGATTATCTTTTCTATCAGGAATTGAGCGAAGATACGAGCTGGCTTCCTGATTTTACACGTCCGCAACCGTTTTCAAATAAACTAGCAACACCTATCTGGCATTGCTAA
- the murJ gene encoding murein biosynthesis integral membrane protein MurJ, with amino-acid sequence MSNENAQSNNKSLLKSGLLLSLMTFMSRIMGLLREMTKAAFLGTSMYADAFTTAFMIPNLLRRLFAENAVSAAFIPTFKKYLSKGDEQENRRQTQEFLKSTFTLVSFLTACIVVLGIAITPFITPIFCKKPIDPYNITLFVHFKMWLASNMPALFTPPVIPSAEDYAAQIQSWLSKKNEITVLTRIMFPYLFVISIAAFFQGILNGCKIFAPSGFTPVLFNGIVIAGTYILSPFTENPARAMSFGVIVGGIVQALFQLPFVLKTKWSVCFTSLKKTFTNPGTKKVVALIVPTIIGMAAYQLNDLVSTAIASRTGDGIVSSLQYSIRLQELILGIFAVSIGTVILPDLSGLANSKRWEEFNNMLIQAIKIMTLISIPVTVYSLITGKELISLLYKSKKFDDESVRLTLGVFHFHISGLLFIALNRIISPAFYSQGNTKLPTLAGILSFGANIVLVFILSKFMGGNGIALGLTLASLINTIFLFAFMKKMKSMNIRRIAKSTIIYIIKICIYSAIAALPCIRLHPIIVRVFASYKRIIAFGMPVMLTAILFGTIGVVELVITKDEIVKAIFRKVKR; translated from the coding sequence ATGAGCAACGAAAATGCACAGTCGAATAATAAATCGCTTTTAAAATCCGGATTACTCCTCTCATTGATGACATTTATGTCTAGAATTATGGGACTGCTCCGCGAAATGACAAAAGCGGCTTTTCTCGGAACTTCTATGTATGCAGACGCCTTTACGACAGCATTTATGATTCCAAACTTGCTGCGGCGGCTTTTTGCAGAAAATGCAGTTTCGGCGGCTTTCATTCCGACTTTCAAAAAATATCTTTCAAAAGGTGATGAGCAGGAAAACCGCCGTCAAACTCAGGAATTTTTAAAATCGACTTTTACGCTCGTCTCTTTTTTGACAGCGTGTATCGTCGTGCTCGGAATCGCCATCACTCCGTTTATCACGCCGATTTTCTGTAAAAAACCGATTGACCCTTACAATATCACGTTGTTTGTTCATTTCAAAATGTGGCTCGCAAGCAATATGCCGGCATTGTTCACACCTCCTGTAATTCCTTCCGCAGAAGATTATGCCGCACAAATTCAATCATGGCTTTCAAAAAAGAACGAGATTACAGTGCTGACAAGGATAATGTTTCCTTATCTTTTTGTGATTTCTATTGCAGCATTTTTTCAAGGAATATTAAACGGCTGTAAAATCTTTGCACCGTCGGGATTTACTCCAGTTCTATTCAACGGAATTGTCATTGCAGGAACATATATTCTTTCGCCTTTCACAGAAAACCCTGCACGCGCTATGTCGTTCGGAGTTATTGTCGGCGGCATTGTTCAGGCACTCTTCCAGTTGCCGTTTGTATTAAAAACAAAATGGAGCGTTTGCTTTACTTCTCTTAAAAAAACATTTACAAATCCCGGAACAAAAAAAGTTGTCGCACTTATCGTTCCAACAATAATCGGAATGGCTGCTTATCAGCTCAACGACCTTGTATCAACAGCTATCGCAAGCAGAACAGGAGACGGGATAGTCTCAAGTCTGCAATACAGCATAAGACTTCAGGAACTTATACTAGGAATTTTTGCGGTCTCTATAGGGACTGTAATTTTACCTGACTTAAGCGGATTGGCAAACAGCAAAAGATGGGAAGAGTTCAACAATATGCTGATTCAGGCAATAAAAATCATGACTTTGATTTCAATTCCTGTAACAGTGTATTCTTTGATAACTGGAAAAGAATTGATATCTCTTTTATATAAATCAAAAAAGTTCGACGATGAATCTGTAAGGCTGACGCTTGGAGTTTTTCATTTTCATATTTCAGGGCTTCTTTTTATCGCATTAAACAGAATTATTTCGCCGGCATTTTATTCACAAGGCAATACGAAGCTGCCGACACTCGCCGGAATTTTGAGTTTCGGAGCAAACATCGTCCTTGTATTCATATTATCAAAGTTTATGGGCGGAAACGGGATTGCGCTTGGATTAACTCTTGCAAGTCTGATAAACACAATCTTTTTGTTTGCATTTATGAAAAAGATGAAATCGATGAATATTCGCCGAATTGCAAAAAGTACGATTATTTATATAATCAAAATATGTATTTATTCCGCAATCGCTGCACTTCCATGCATCCGACTTCATCCAATCATCGTAAGAGTTTTTGCATCATACAAAAGAATTATAGCATTTGGAATGCCGGTCATGCTCACAGCGATTTTATTCGGAACGATAGGTGTCGTTGAACTCGTAATCACAAAAGATGAAATTGTAAAAGCAATTTTTAGGAAGGTAAAAAGATGA
- a CDS encoding DNA repair helicase XPB, with product MNYENPLIVQGDHSLLLDVHAPLAEECRNALIPFAELEKSPEHLHTYKLSPLSLWNAASAGFTADEAIAVLEKYARYDVPQSIPIWIKEISSRFGKIKLIEAPDIEVPENGNSSKKITEHFLYLVADSLPVFKEIGANQAAKKMLTLTFENSDAPEYSFLLKLTDRGTIKQILLQSGWPVKDEVALTDGEHLDISLRKTTLHGKPLIIREYQKNSARALVGDKRPGTGFGTIVLPCGAGKTIVGMEIMEMLKTSTLIITTNISAVHQWIDELLDKTDLTSDKVSEYSGETKTIKQVTVATYQVLTWRPDKDGPYPHFSIFHKRHWGLIIYDEVHMLPAPVFRVVAELQAVRRVGLTATLVREDGCEGYVFSLVGPKRYDVPWKELEREHWIASAECIEVRVDLPSESEIDYAVASPREKHKIASMNKAKLPIVKEIIDKCPTDKILVIGQYLSQLEDIAKELDCILITGKTPNSQRDKIYSDFREGKIKVLVVSKVANFAIDLPDASLAIQVSGTFGSRQEEAQRLGRILRPKEQKSRFFTLITRNTVEEQFGSNRQKFLAEQGYEYKIIRYDGELDIAD from the coding sequence ATGAATTATGAAAATCCTCTGATTGTTCAAGGTGACCATTCGCTGTTGCTTGACGTTCATGCTCCGCTTGCAGAAGAATGCCGCAATGCTCTTATTCCATTTGCTGAACTCGAAAAATCACCCGAACACTTACATACATATAAACTTTCTCCGCTCTCTTTGTGGAATGCCGCAAGCGCAGGATTCACCGCAGATGAAGCAATCGCTGTCCTTGAAAAATATGCGCGCTACGATGTACCACAGTCAATTCCAATATGGATCAAAGAAATCTCAAGCAGATTCGGCAAAATCAAGCTGATTGAAGCGCCCGATATTGAAGTTCCAGAAAACGGAAACTCTTCAAAGAAAATAACCGAGCATTTTTTATATCTTGTCGCTGACTCTCTTCCCGTTTTTAAAGAAATCGGAGCAAATCAAGCTGCAAAAAAAATGTTGACGCTGACTTTCGAAAACAGCGATGCGCCTGAATATTCATTTTTGCTAAAGCTGACAGACCGCGGGACAATCAAACAGATTTTGCTTCAATCAGGCTGGCCTGTAAAAGATGAAGTTGCTCTCACTGATGGAGAACATCTCGACATCTCTTTGCGAAAGACAACTTTGCACGGAAAACCTCTTATAATCCGCGAATATCAAAAAAATTCTGCACGTGCGTTAGTCGGCGACAAAAGACCTGGTACAGGTTTCGGAACTATCGTGCTTCCGTGCGGAGCCGGAAAAACGATTGTCGGCATGGAAATCATGGAAATGCTAAAAACATCTACTCTTATCATAACGACAAACATTTCCGCAGTTCACCAGTGGATTGATGAGTTGCTCGATAAAACTGATTTAACTTCAGATAAAGTTTCTGAATATTCCGGCGAAACAAAAACAATAAAACAAGTGACAGTTGCAACATACCAAGTTTTAACATGGCGACCCGACAAAGACGGTCCGTACCCTCATTTTTCAATTTTCCACAAAAGACATTGGGGGCTGATTATATATGACGAAGTTCACATGCTTCCGGCTCCTGTATTCCGCGTTGTTGCAGAGCTTCAAGCAGTGAGACGCGTTGGGCTCACCGCAACTTTAGTTCGCGAAGACGGCTGCGAAGGGTATGTATTCAGCCTTGTCGGTCCAAAACGCTACGATGTTCCGTGGAAAGAACTTGAGCGCGAACACTGGATTGCTTCTGCGGAATGCATAGAAGTACGTGTAGACTTACCATCGGAATCGGAAATAGACTATGCAGTTGCCTCTCCGCGAGAAAAACACAAAATTGCCAGCATGAACAAAGCAAAATTGCCGATTGTAAAAGAGATAATCGATAAATGTCCAACAGACAAAATCTTAGTTATCGGGCAATATCTCAGCCAGCTCGAAGATATCGCAAAAGAACTTGACTGCATTTTAATCACCGGAAAAACGCCGAATTCCCAACGAGATAAAATATATTCTGATTTCCGCGAGGGAAAAATAAAAGTTCTTGTTGTTTCAAAAGTTGCAAACTTCGCAATAGACTTACCCGACGCTTCTCTCGCAATTCAAGTGAGCGGAACTTTCGGAAGCCGTCAAGAAGAGGCTCAGCGACTTGGAAGAATATTGCGTCCTAAAGAGCAAAAGTCACGTTTTTTTACTTTAATTACGCGAAACACAGTAGAAGAACAATTCGGCTCCAACCGCCAAAAATTTTTAGCAGAGCAAGGATATGAATATAAAATCATAAGATACGACGGAGAATTAGACATTGCAGACTGA
- a CDS encoding adenylate/guanylate cyclase domain-containing protein: protein MSGKFKVFSRVGNTRIVPIGLKILLIFISLILLSNITTNYISIQLSQKQIINLQNSIMVDKLKVLYDMSSNQYQIYLYSGNYDDSVAAMNNVAEAGFSNPGSIAFGMNLNGEIQFFKCADEKVSWNNGFPDIQTLDLLNQKNTEGIEDGSIVFSTKEGEYFGVYKYQKEWGYYIVRAELRADQLAKNRHVYMYSGMLIFALILGFIIIGYIILIHEFKTLRTFTEDLIQMQKKKQLDLIDISKAANDDVTYMAASFNALSAQVNSLLGTFQKFVSKDIVAKAYSGKNVGLEGNQRELTMLFSDVKSFTYRTETLGNDIIEVLNVHYNRVIQNVHSHKGIVGSIIGDAILAVYGTLQSDHSKSYDAVVSAWDITISTAELRQIMTERRAEIEKNRTLSESEERVFNAVMVDVGVGLDGGNVFYGTIGRNDLDDPLQAHMANTVIGDTVNSASRLEGLTRIYHIPVIVSEYIKDEVLKETERYKFYEIDTVQVKGKTEQKKIYFPLDTLQVESSLLAQYDSFEEGLQSYYSGDWKTARKILKKLKLDVAQTFIERMGTKSAPKEWRGIWTMTTK from the coding sequence ATGTCCGGCAAATTCAAAGTCTTTTCTAGAGTAGGAAATACAAGAATTGTTCCTATCGGATTAAAGATTCTATTGATTTTCATATCATTGATTCTTTTATCAAATATTACTACAAACTATATCTCTATACAGCTTTCTCAAAAACAGATCATCAATTTGCAGAATTCAATCATGGTAGATAAGTTAAAAGTTCTGTACGATATGTCTTCAAATCAGTATCAGATTTATTTATATTCAGGAAATTACGATGACAGCGTGGCGGCGATGAATAATGTTGCAGAAGCCGGCTTTTCTAATCCCGGCAGCATTGCTTTTGGAATGAACCTCAACGGCGAAATTCAATTTTTTAAATGCGCTGATGAAAAAGTTTCGTGGAATAATGGTTTTCCCGATATACAAACTCTTGATCTTTTAAATCAGAAAAACACAGAAGGCATAGAAGACGGCTCCATTGTTTTTTCGACAAAGGAAGGAGAATATTTCGGCGTTTATAAATATCAAAAAGAATGGGGCTATTACATAGTCCGTGCAGAGCTCCGTGCTGACCAGTTAGCAAAGAACAGACATGTCTATATGTATTCGGGGATGCTTATTTTTGCTTTGATTTTGGGATTCATTATCATTGGCTATATTATCTTGATACACGAGTTTAAAACGCTCCGTACGTTTACCGAAGACCTTATTCAAATGCAGAAGAAAAAGCAGCTTGACCTTATAGATATTTCAAAAGCTGCAAATGATGACGTAACATATATGGCTGCTTCGTTCAACGCTCTTTCTGCGCAGGTGAACAGTCTGCTTGGAACTTTCCAGAAATTTGTTTCCAAAGATATTGTAGCAAAAGCTTACTCGGGAAAAAATGTCGGGCTTGAAGGCAATCAGCGTGAATTGACAATGCTTTTTTCCGATGTAAAAAGTTTTACATACAGGACGGAAACACTTGGCAATGACATAATCGAAGTTTTGAACGTTCATTATAACCGCGTAATCCAAAATGTGCACAGCCATAAAGGAATTGTAGGTTCTATCATTGGAGATGCGATACTTGCCGTTTATGGAACGCTTCAATCGGATCATTCAAAATCTTATGATGCGGTTGTATCTGCGTGGGACATCACTATATCTACTGCGGAGCTTAGACAAATCATGACTGAAAGGCGCGCTGAAATTGAAAAAAATAGAACGCTTTCTGAATCAGAAGAACGTGTTTTCAACGCTGTTATGGTAGATGTAGGAGTAGGGCTCGACGGTGGCAATGTTTTCTATGGAACAATCGGTCGAAACGATTTAGACGACCCGCTCCAAGCTCACATGGCAAACACTGTAATCGGAGATACTGTAAATTCGGCTTCACGTCTTGAAGGGCTCACGCGAATATATCATATACCTGTGATTGTTTCAGAATATATCAAAGATGAAGTATTAAAAGAGACTGAGCGTTACAAATTTTATGAAATCGATACAGTTCAAGTAAAAGGAAAGACAGAACAAAAGAAAATTTATTTCCCACTCGATACTCTACAAGTTGAGAGCAGCTTGCTTGCTCAGTACGATTCTTTTGAAGAAGGATTACAATCATATTATTCAGGAGATTGGAAAACAGCTCGGAAGATATTGAAAAAGCTCAAGTTGGACGTTGCACAAACTTTTATTGAGAGAATGGGCACAAAAAGCGCACCAAAAGAATGGAGAGGAATATGGACAATGACGACAAAATAG
- a CDS encoding TatD family hydrolase: MFSDTHFHFKMLSEECGLDGTEILSTMAKQNCFFGLDIGTKADDLKSRRQAVEKCGNFPFVKYSAGIWPDIEAIHDRERKIELLKSSIVDDSLSHPENKIVALGEFGLDHHWNPAGADGRKEDDFDEKTYRGERELFEAQLNLAQNLNLPAIIHSRDAFEDTLDCIKNVGYNNGIIHCYSYGLEQARAFLDLGWYISFSGSVTYTKKAKIEEVTKLLAYVPDDRILCETDSPYLAPAPHRGKPNCPVFVEYVYDFVAKARNISSEKLSDIVDCNIKNLFL, translated from the coding sequence ATGTTCAGTGATACTCATTTTCATTTCAAGATGCTTTCAGAAGAATGTGGACTAGATGGGACGGAAATTCTTTCAACGATGGCAAAACAAAATTGCTTTTTTGGATTAGATATTGGAACAAAAGCCGATGATTTAAAAAGCCGCAGACAGGCTGTCGAAAAATGCGGAAATTTTCCTTTTGTAAAATACTCCGCCGGAATCTGGCCTGATATAGAAGCGATTCATGACCGTGAAAGAAAAATCGAATTGTTAAAGAGCAGCATTGTAGATGACTCTCTTTCTCATCCTGAAAATAAAATCGTGGCACTCGGAGAATTCGGACTCGACCATCACTGGAATCCGGCAGGTGCAGACGGCAGAAAAGAAGATGATTTTGACGAAAAAACATATCGCGGTGAACGGGAGCTTTTTGAAGCTCAGCTCAATCTTGCCCAAAACTTAAATCTTCCTGCAATAATACACAGCCGAGACGCTTTTGAAGACACTTTAGATTGCATTAAAAATGTTGGTTACAACAACGGAATTATCCACTGCTACAGTTACGGGCTTGAACAAGCGCGCGCCTTTTTAGACCTCGGCTGGTATATCAGTTTTTCTGGAAGTGTCACATATACAAAAAAAGCAAAGATTGAAGAAGTCACAAAGCTGCTTGCGTATGTCCCTGATGACAGAATTTTGTGTGAGACAGATTCTCCGTATTTAGCGCCTGCTCCGCACAGAGGAAAACCTAATTGCCCTGTTTTTGTAGAATATGTCTACGATTTTGTTGCGAAGGCGAGAAATATTTCATCTGAAAAGCTCTCCGACATCGTAGACTGCAATATTAAAAATCTATTCTTATGA